From Vicinamibacterales bacterium:
TCGCCAACGTGACCGGACTGGAATTTGACGCTGGTGCACTTGACCGTGTTGGTCTCAACATCATGGGCGTTGAGCGGCTTATTAACCATCGGCTCGGCGTGCGGCGGAGCGATGATACGCTGCCCGATCGATGGTTCGACGAAGAGATTACAGTGGGCGCGTACAAGACCGAAAAAATCGACCGACTGGAATTCGATGCCATGCTATCGCGCTTTTACGCGATATCGGGTCTCAGTGACGAGGGTGTGCCAGCTAAGGCATGGCGGCAAGAGTTGGAATCAGTGCTTTCTGGTCCAGCGTAGTGATGTCGATCACAGTACGTCTACCGACGACGTTACAGACGAGCGGACAAGACAGGCTCACCATCACCGAGCCAGTAGAAAACATTGCGGAACTTGTCCTGGTTCTCAGACGACAGCTGCCTGGTTTCCCCGCCCAGTGGGACGATTCGATGCTGAATTTTTCGGTGAATGACGAGGTAGTGTTACACCGTGTCGAGGAACGGGTTCTTACCAACGGCGATGTGGTTGAGATTATCCTCGCCCTCTCGGGCGGGAGACCATAGGGCGCGGACGCCAGTACACCGTTCGTCATGACGAGCCAACGCCAGATGTTTACCTAGGGCGTTCCAGAGAGATCTTCGGCGCTGGCGATATAACTCCGGCGCGCGCGCGCTGTCAGACCGGGTCGTCCAAGGCGCACTTCAAGCATGTGCGGCCTACCGTCAAGCTCGGCTGGCGTGAAGCCGATTACATACTGGCTGTGTAACTCTTGAGCGACACGTGTAAATGTGGAGCCGAGGTCGTCATCGCTGCGCAACTCGAAGTAGCCACCGCCTGTTTCTTGAGCGTACTTCCTCAAGTTGCGATCGGGTCGGCTACGCACCATGCGTCTACCATTAAAATATTCCACCCTGAGACCGATAGCATAGACCATCACTTCTTCCACGACTGCGCGCTCGAGCACGTCATCGGAATCAGCGGTGCTGCTTGTGTCGTCGCCGTCGGTGAAAACAAGAATGACGCGGCGTCCTTGAATTCCTTGCAGTGCGTCGAGGCTGGTGGCGATGGCGTCGTACAGGCGGGTTGGGTTTCCAAAGTCGAGTGTGTCTAATTCGGCAATGAGATGATCGCGGTCACCGGTAAACTCCGAGGTAAGTTCTACTTTGTCGTTGAACGCTCCGACCCGTCCTCGGTCGCCCGGTAACATTCGGATGAAGAATTGCTCCGCACCTGCCATCAGCAGCTTGAGCTTGCCGGTCATGCTGGCACTTGTGTCGAGCATAACGACAACCGAGATGGGTTGAACGTCGTTACGAAACACGACGATTTCCTGTCGAACCTCGTTGTCGTAGATCTCAAAGTCCTCTTTTACGAGGTTGGCTACTAGTCGGTCGTTGCCATCGGTGACCGTTACGTACAAAGGCACAATGTTGGTGCCTGACCTGAACAGCGGTACCTGCTGCTGGGCACCAATCGTGGTGATGGTCAGACCGATCAGTCCAAACAAGAGCGTTATCTCGACGCGCATACCGATGAGATTAACAAGCGATATGAGTGTGTGCAATAACTGAAAAATTATCGGGAGAGAACCCGACGAAGCGTCAATTTAGGATGATCGCGCCGGCCTTCGTCTAGCTGGTTGGCGTGAGATATGCTGGGTGATTGAAGGATGACAATGCCCGACGAGCCTAAGTCGACAACGTCAGGTCCGCGCCACGTCGACGCTGCTGAGGCCGAGCAGTTGATCAGTGAGGGTGAGATCCATCTCCTTGATGTTCGCACACCACAGGAATTCACATCGCTCGGACATATTCCCGAGGCTTTGCTTCTCCCCGTAGAACTCGTCGCGGCGGCACCGGCTGTCGTGCCGCACGATGACAAACCCGTCCTGGTCTATTGTGAGCACGGCGTTCGGAGTCAACACGCCGCGCAGGTGTTATTGCGGTGCGGATATAAACAGGTACTCAACTTATCTGGCGGCATGTCCACGTGGCGTGGTAGGCGTGCGTACGATTTGCAGCCGATTGCTGGGCCGTCAGAATGGCTACTCGAGAATAGCGATTTCCTGCATGGAGGCGGACTTGCCCTCGACCTAGCCTGCGGGCGTGGACGGCACGTGCTGACGCTGGCAGCCGCTGGGTGGCAAGTCCGTGGCATCGATCGGAACGCAGAGGTGATTGAGCATCTTCGGGGAGTCGCGAGGTGTCTAGGTCTTCAGGTCAATGTAGAAGTAGTTGACCTAGAGAGTGGTTCGGTTGACTTGGGTAATACGGTCTATAACCTCATCGTGGTTACCCGTTACTTACATCGCCCACTTTTTCCCGCAATCTGTGACGCGCTTAAGCCTGGGGGAATACTTCTCTATGAGACTTTCACTATTGACCAGGCTGAGCGAGGACATCCGAAGAATCCAGAGTTCCTTCTGAAGCCTAACGAACTACAGAAGCTTGTGAGACCACTAGAGATTCTCCGGAAGTATGAGGGTGAGCGCGATGGTCGGATGGTTGCAGCGGTTGTCGCGCGCAAGCCATCCTTTGGTTCGCCATGAGCGCTGCACGGGTCCTATTTAGCTTTGCACATCCCGATGACGAGACCTTCACCGGAGCGGGTGTCGCGTGTCAGTGTGCGGAGGCAGGTGCTCGCCTAGCACTAGTGACCGCGACCCGTGGCCAAGCTGGGAAGATGGGTGAGCCACCTGTCTGCACGCGTGATGAGCTTCCGGCAACCCGCGAGCGTGAACTCCGTGCAGCGGCCGAGATTCTTGGCATTCATGAAGTCAGCGTCTTGGATTACCAGGACAAGGCACTTGCCGAAGTGGCGCCGGAACTGATCCGTGCCGATCTTGTGGCGTTGCTGAGGGCGTTCCGCCCACACATCGTCATCACTTTCGATCCGAACGGCTTAAACCAACACCCCGACCACGTTGCAATCAGCCGCTTCACTTCCGACGCGATCGCTGCTGCCGCTGATGCCAGGTGGCCGAGTAATGGGCAGCCACATTCTGTGGATCGTTTACTGTGGACGCCGCCTGTGCCACCGTGGGAGTTAGCACGACAGGCCGACCTTGCACGGAACCCCGGTATTGATTTCCTGTTTGACATCGCCCGATGGCGCGACCGGAAGGTAGCGGCGCTTCGAGCTCACCGAACACAGCACCTTGCCATCAATCGTCTCTGGTTTGACCAAAGAGACGTTAAGAGCTTGCTATCGTTCGAAGCCTATCGGCAGGCTTGGGGACCAGTTCTGCCGGAGGTGCCGATGAGTCAGTTGCCGCTAACCGACTATGAATCATGCGAATAAAGAAACAACGAGGGAGGGAGGAGGAATAATGACGGGCGACCGTTGCACTCACACTCTGATCACCGGTGAGCATTTTCCTAAGCCGGCCGGTCCGTACTCGCCTGGTGTTAGCTTTGAGCGGCTCGTGTTCGTGTCTGGACAAGGTGCCGTGGACCCGGCGGCGGGAAAGATCGCGTCAGCTGACACTGAAATGCAGACCGAACAGGTGCTCAAGAACGTTCAGGCGATTTTAGAGGCGTCAGGATCCGGTTTGGATTACGTCCTTCGATGCGGTGTCTACTTAACGGATATTAGCGAGTTCAAAAAGATGAACGCTGGCTATGAGCGAATGTTTGGTTGCCACCGACCTGCTCGGACAACCGTCCAAGTCGCGGCTTTACCGGTGCCAGACATGAAAGTGGAAATCGACGTCATCGCCTATGTGCCATGAACAATCGGCTGGCGACCCCGTCGAGGTAAACGGCTCCGTTTCCGGTCGGGTCGAGATCGAGTATCGTTAGGTAGCCCTTTGATGTCCGATAATCATAGCCAGGTCGCCGACCGAGAGCGCGTTGTTCATGCGTTGACTCGCATCGCTAGGCGGCTACGTCAAGCCCGAGTGATGCGTGAGCTTCTTCATGGGTTTACCTTGTCACTCATCCTTCCGGTCTCGGTCAGCGTGATTTACCGTTTCGTTGCAATGAGCTGGATGACTGTGGCTGTACTCGTAGGACTGTGGTTGCTCGGGGTGGCGGTCTACGGTGTCACAGTGATTCTTCGGAAGGGTACTTTACTGGGCGCCGCCGAGTCTGTAGACCGTCAGGCTGACTTGCACGATGAGTTGACGACGGCATACTGGTTTCATCGTGAGGGCCGGTCCTCAGGTTGGATTAATTTGCAGCTACACCGCGCTGCTGTCACAGCGGATGACCTCAAGGTTGATCAACTGTATGCCTGGTCGATGCCGCCTCGCGTGCGAACAACGGTTGGATTACTGGCGCTGCTCATGGTGCTTAACCTGCTGCCCTTGTCGTGGACACGAAGCTGGTTGGAGGCAGGACCACCTCCCGTGGTGGAGTTCACCGACGCTGACCAGATGTTACTGACAGAGGTCGAACGGATGCTAGCTGAAGCTGCAGCTTTACAGGATGCGGAGCTTCCATCCGAGATGCGAGAGGCTCTCGCCGAGCTTCAGCGGGGGTTGCTCACGCGGGAACAAGCGCTGGCTGAACTTGAAAAACTCGAGACAATGCTCGATACGCTCGACTCAACCGAGCTGAACGACTTGATAGACAGCATGGCCGAAGCGCTCACGTCGACCGATGCGGAGTCGCTCATTGATGCGCTGTCTGATCGAGATTTAGATCGTGTGGCTGAAGAATTACGTAACTTGTCTGCTGAAATGTCCGACGCAGAGCGGGAGCAACTTCAGGCCGTGCTTAAACAAATAGCCGAGCAGGCGGAAGACGAATTCGAGGAACTGGCTGAGAATCTCGCCGATGTGGCCGAGCAACTGGCGAAAGGTGACGAAGAGCAGGCCCAGCAGGCGATGGAGAACCTTGCGCAGGAGTTAGAGCAACTTGCTCAACAGCAGCAGGGCCAAGAGATTCGCGAAGCTGCGGCCCAAGGCCTCGAACAGTTGCAGCAGGCGCTCAGTGATGATTCGAACCAGCTTCAGGCTGCCACAGATGAAATGGCTTCTGGGGATCAGGCCGCAGCTGGAATGCCGCAACCGGGAACCCAAGATCCGGATTCACTGTCGATGCAGGCTGCCGAAGGTGGGGCACAATCGGCCGAGCAGGGCCAGGGTGACCTGTCGGCCCCCGGTATGGGCGACGAAATCGAGTACGGTACGCCGACTACACTGGAAGTTGAGCTTCTACCCGAAGTCATGGAGCTTGCGCCCCAGTCAGGTGACGACCCGGGTGAGCAGCTGATTGACGAGCCGAGTCAGGCAGAAGAGTCTAGTCTGGAATACGAACCTGTCGAGCCAGATGTCACTTACGGTGAGGCCGATCTGCTCAATGCGGATACAATCCCACCGTCATACCGAGAACTCGTCAAACGTTATTTTCAGGCCGTCGGGCCACGCGGACGACATGATTACTGAAATCGACCAGCAAATTGCACAGTTCCAGCAAAACTTTGCGCTCGCTACTGAAGAAATCGGTAAGCGGATCGTGGGCTATGAGGAAATCGTTCAGGGAACCCTCATTAGTTTACTGGCGGACGGTCACGTCCTACTTGAAGGGATCCCTGGTCTGGGCAAGACGAAACTAGTGCATACGCTAAGTGATGTGTTGCACCTAAAGTTCTCTCGTGTTCAGTTTACCCCTGACCTGATGCCAGCCGACATCATCGGTACCAACGTCGTGCAGGAGGGCGAGCAGGGTGAGAAGTTCCTCGAGTTTCAACAGGGCCCACTATTTGCCAACATCGTGCTAGCTGACGAGATCAACAGGGCAACACCGAAGACCCAGTCCGCGCTGCTTGAGGCGATGCAAGAGAAGAGCGTGTCAGTCGGAAGGCAGACCTACAAACTGGTATTGCCCTTCTTCGTGCTTGCAACCCAGAACCCTCTTGAGATGGAAGGAACCTATCCTCTTCCCGAAGCACAACTCGACCGCTTCTTTATGAAGTTGAGGGTCGGGTATCCAGACACGGAAAGCCTTCACGAAATCCTCAATCGCACTACCCAGTTCGACGAACCCGATGTGGAACGCGTACTGACTGGCGATCAATTGATGGAGATGCGACGGACTTCGCGTGAGGTGCCGATTGCCAGGCCGATTCAGGACTATGCGATCCGACTGACGTTGGCGACACACCCTGAATCACCCTACGCGCAGCCGATTGTCAACCGTTACGTCCGCTACGGTGCCAGCCCGCGGGGTGCACAAGCGCTCGTTGTTGGAGGCAAGATCCGAGCACTGTTAGCCGACCGCGTCCACGTGTCGTGTGAGGACATCCGTGCCATGTTACTGCCGGCACTGCGCCACCGCGTACTCTTGAATTTCGAAGGTGAAGCCGAGCAAATCGACCCGGACACAATCCTCGAGGAAGTGCTCACGAACACGCCAGAGCCGACTGAATGACGCGTCGGCTGCTGGTCGTACCGAATTCCCCATAAGGGCACCGGAACGGACTCCAACAGGAGTCTTCGATGGCTACGGAAGACGAATTATTCGACGGCGAGTTTCTAAAGAAACTCGAATACTTGCACATCGTGTCCAAGCGGGCATTTGCTGGCCAGTTCCGCGCAGAGCGCCGTGCCAAGAAACGCGGTTCGGGTCTCGAGTTCGCTGACCACCGAGCGTATTCGCCCGGTGACGATTTCCGACGGGTTGACTGGCGTGCCTACCAGCGTCTCGAGAAGCTCCTACTTAGGCTCTTCGAAGAGGAGCAGGACCTTCCAATTTATCTATTCATTGACTGCAGCCGATCGATGGCCGATGGCCGGCCGACCAAACTAGCCTACGCCTGTCAGGTAGCGGCCGCACTTTGCTATATCGGGCTGGCTCATCTCGACCGCGTCACCTTGACTCCCTATACAGATCACCTGGGTCGAGAACTGTCGTCGCAACGCGGCAAGGGTCAGATTTTCAAGGTGTTCAAATTTCTTGGGCAGCTCGCATCAGGTGGCACGACCGACGCGAAGGCTGCGTTTGAGAAATTCTGTCGCAGCAAGCGGCCGCGTGGCATTAGCGTTGTTATCTCGGATTTTCTCGATCCGCACGGCTTTGAAACTGGACTAAACCTGCTACGCTTCTCGCACCACGACATTTTCGCTATTCATGTTGTCAGCCAAGCCGACAGCGAGCCTGAATTGAGGGGTGATTTGCAATTGGTGGATGTTGAGACTGGTTCAACGCACGACATCGCAGCTACTCCCTCCCTACTTAACGCTTATCAACATATCTACGCGGAGTTCTGCGGCGAAGTCGAAGGATTCTGTGCCAA
This genomic window contains:
- a CDS encoding MoaD/ThiS family protein; this encodes MSITVRLPTTLQTSGQDRLTITEPVENIAELVLVLRRQLPGFPAQWDDSMLNFSVNDEVVLHRVEERVLTNGDVVEIILALSGGRP
- a CDS encoding VWA domain-containing protein, whose product is MRVEITLLFGLIGLTITTIGAQQQVPLFRSGTNIVPLYVTVTDGNDRLVANLVKEDFEIYDNEVRQEIVVFRNDVQPISVVVMLDTSASMTGKLKLLMAGAEQFFIRMLPGDRGRVGAFNDKVELTSEFTGDRDHLIAELDTLDFGNPTRLYDAIATSLDALQGIQGRRVILVFTDGDDTSSTADSDDVLERAVVEEVMVYAIGLRVEYFNGRRMVRSRPDRNLRKYAQETGGGYFELRSDDDLGSTFTRVAQELHSQYVIGFTPAELDGRPHMLEVRLGRPGLTARARRSYIASAEDLSGTP
- a CDS encoding rhodanese-like domain-containing protein; this encodes MPDEPKSTTSGPRHVDAAEAEQLISEGEIHLLDVRTPQEFTSLGHIPEALLLPVELVAAAPAVVPHDDKPVLVYCEHGVRSQHAAQVLLRCGYKQVLNLSGGMSTWRGRRAYDLQPIAGPSEWLLENSDFLHGGGLALDLACGRGRHVLTLAAAGWQVRGIDRNAEVIEHLRGVARCLGLQVNVEVVDLESGSVDLGNTVYNLIVVTRYLHRPLFPAICDALKPGGILLYETFTIDQAERGHPKNPEFLLKPNELQKLVRPLEILRKYEGERDGRMVAAVVARKPSFGSP
- a CDS encoding PIG-L deacetylase family protein, coding for MSAARVLFSFAHPDDETFTGAGVACQCAEAGARLALVTATRGQAGKMGEPPVCTRDELPATRERELRAAAEILGIHEVSVLDYQDKALAEVAPELIRADLVALLRAFRPHIVITFDPNGLNQHPDHVAISRFTSDAIAAAADARWPSNGQPHSVDRLLWTPPVPPWELARQADLARNPGIDFLFDIARWRDRKVAALRAHRTQHLAINRLWFDQRDVKSLLSFEAYRQAWGPVLPEVPMSQLPLTDYESCE
- a CDS encoding Rid family detoxifying hydrolase — protein: MTGDRCTHTLITGEHFPKPAGPYSPGVSFERLVFVSGQGAVDPAAGKIASADTEMQTEQVLKNVQAILEASGSGLDYVLRCGVYLTDISEFKKMNAGYERMFGCHRPARTTVQVAALPVPDMKVEIDVIAYVP
- a CDS encoding MoxR family ATPase — translated: MITEIDQQIAQFQQNFALATEEIGKRIVGYEEIVQGTLISLLADGHVLLEGIPGLGKTKLVHTLSDVLHLKFSRVQFTPDLMPADIIGTNVVQEGEQGEKFLEFQQGPLFANIVLADEINRATPKTQSALLEAMQEKSVSVGRQTYKLVLPFFVLATQNPLEMEGTYPLPEAQLDRFFMKLRVGYPDTESLHEILNRTTQFDEPDVERVLTGDQLMEMRRTSREVPIARPIQDYAIRLTLATHPESPYAQPIVNRYVRYGASPRGAQALVVGGKIRALLADRVHVSCEDIRAMLLPALRHRVLLNFEGEAEQIDPDTILEEVLTNTPEPTE
- a CDS encoding DUF58 domain-containing protein, with the protein product MATEDELFDGEFLKKLEYLHIVSKRAFAGQFRAERRAKKRGSGLEFADHRAYSPGDDFRRVDWRAYQRLEKLLLRLFEEEQDLPIYLFIDCSRSMADGRPTKLAYACQVAAALCYIGLAHLDRVTLTPYTDHLGRELSSQRGKGQIFKVFKFLGQLASGGTTDAKAAFEKFCRSKRPRGISVVISDFLDPHGFETGLNLLRFSHHDIFAIHVVSQADSEPELRGDLQLVDVETGSTHDIAATPSLLNAYQHIYAEFCGEVEGFCAKYQFGYVRTQTEVPFEDVILQVFRQNRFLT